The DNA sequence ACCCCCAAAATGGACGCGATGACGATTTGTCCCCGTGTGCTTCTGGACGATGAGGCGATTCTTGCAGTCGACAAGCCAGCCGGCCTTTTGGTGGCGCCGGATCGCTACGACAAAAACGCGCCGCACCTGATGGCGTGGGTCCACCGCGAATTCGGGCCGACCGTCTTCAACGTCCATCGCCTCGACCGCGACACCAGCGGCGCCGTGCTATGCGCAAAAACCAAGGCTGCGCTGGATGACCTCAGCCTCCAATTCGAGCGTGGCGAGGTGGACAAGGAGTACGTTGCGCTCGTCCGTGGACGGCCGCCCGCCCATCAGGGGACGATCGACCGGCCGATTGTGGTGGATCTCGAGCATCCTGGCCGGATGAAGGCGGCCCGGCGCGGCAAACAGGCCATCACGGTTTATGAGGTTGTGGAGAGGTTCCGTGGCTACTCTTGGCTTCGACTGCGCCCGAAAACCGGTCGCACGCACCAACTGCGGGTGCACCTTCAATACATCGGCTGTCCGATCGTCGCCGATCCCTGGTATGGCGACGGGCGCCCCCTGTTGCTGTCCGAGATCAAGCGCGGATACAAGCCGCCGCGCGAGGGCGAGCGGCCGTTGCTCAGCCGGCTCGCGCTCCATGCGCATCGACTGACCTTCCGCCATCCGCTTCGCGGCGATCAGATCGTTGTCGAATCGCCGATTCCTAAGGAAATGGACGCCGCTCTCAAACAGTTGCGCAAGTGGGCTGCATGACGTATCCGACCGAACTGGAGGCTTTCTGGCTTCGCGAGGCGCGCACCGTGTGGGGCGCGCGGAACGAGTCGGAGCTGATCGAATGCGCGCGGCCGTACGTCCAGGCGTTGAGCGATCGATTTACGGTGGATCGCGGGCGCGCCATTGAACTGTACGCGGATGATCCCGCATCGCGAGCGGCATATGGGTTGTTTTTCTTCCCTCAAACGTTTGCGCGGACGCTGAAGGTTCTTGAGGAATGTTGGCGGGCGCCGACCGGCGTGCATGAGGTGCGGATTTTGGATCTCGGCGCAGGCACGGGGGCGGCCGGTTTTGCCGCGCTGTCGATGCTCGGCGGGAGGCGGGCGATCCTGTGCGCCGTGGACCGCTCGCGTGAGGCGCTGGACGCGTTGCGACGTCTGGCCGAATCGGCCCGCGCGTTATGGCCGGCTGCCGAGGTGCAAACTGTACAGCGTGACCTGACGGAACCGCCGTCCGCACCGGATTTGTTTGATCTGATCCTGTGCTCCTTTGCCCTCAACGAGATTGCGGAGGGCTGTCCCTCGTTCGACGCGGCCGAATGGATTTGCAGCCAGATGGACCGCCTGAAGCCGGAGGGATTGCTGGTGCTGATCGAGCCTGCCCTTCGCTCCTGCGCGGAGCGGCTCGAGCGATTGCGGGATCGTGCGGCCGCGGAGGGATGGGCCAACATCGTTGGCCCGTGCCCGCATCACGGCCCATGCCCGATGCTCGCGGAGGGGCGATTCTGGTGCCATGAAGTGCGATCGTGGCAGCCTCCGCGGATCGCCGAAACGATCAACCGCCTCCTCTACCGGGATCTGCCGCACCTGAAGTTCAGTTTCCTCGCGGTCCGCAGATCTCGCGGCCGGGGCGCCATCAGCGACGCGCACCGCGGGCGGCTGGTTGCTCCACTCACGCCGCAGCGCGGGAAATTTGTCACGCGGGTCTGTTGCGCGGACGGCCAACTCCGGGAGTTGGAAATTCTCACGCGGAGCTTGGACGCGGCCGGTCGGGCGACTCTGCGCCGCATGGAGCGCGGCACGCGGGTGGCGTTTGTTCCCGATCGCGTCCTCGGCGACGGCACCCTCCGCGCAAGCTCTCTAATCGCTTTAGAACCGAACGGGCCGACTCACTGACCCTGGCCGAGCGAGAAGCCGGGTTTGCCGTCGAATTCGTAAAGGTGCTCGGTCTTGACAAACTCGATGCCGGCGTCAGCGATTCGGCCCAGAAGCGCGAGGATGTCCCGATGCGTGGTCGCGGCGCTGGACGGCGCAATGAAACGGCAGCGCCAGTGGTCCACGCAGAACGTCTCGGGCAGGCCGTCCGGCCAGACCTTCACGCCGCGGTTGGTGACCATCTGCAGGTCCAGCGGCGCGGCGGCGCATTTGCGCAGCCGATCTCCCAGCGCGTTCGCATCGTGGCGTCCGCAGACAAAAACATCGACGCCGACCAGTTTCTTCACCGTAGGAGCGGGCGGTTTGATGGGTGGGATCGCGATGCGGCCGCCCACGTATTTGGACGCCGGCAGCCTCTCGGGTTTTTGGCCGAGGCGCGCGATGACGGCCTGCGCAAACTCCAGCGTGCCGAGTTTGGCGCGGCTTCGCGACGGCGTGTAGAGGTCGGCGGTGTGCTGGCCGTCCTCAATGGTTTTGAGCCAGGCATTGTGGATGGTCTCGGCGTGGTCGTTCAGGCCGAGGTGCGCGAGCATTTTGACCGCGCTGAGCAGCAAGCCGGACGGATTGGCAATCCCTTTGCCGGCAATGTCAGGGGCGGACCCATGAATCGCCTCAAACATCGCGAAGTGTTCGCCAATGTTGGCAGAGGGAGCTAGGCCGACGGAGCCGGAAATTTCCGCTACAATATCGGAGACGA is a window from the Kiritimatiellia bacterium genome containing:
- a CDS encoding methyltransferase domain-containing protein, with the translated sequence MTYPTELEAFWLREARTVWGARNESELIECARPYVQALSDRFTVDRGRAIELYADDPASRAAYGLFFFPQTFARTLKVLEECWRAPTGVHEVRILDLGAGTGAAGFAALSMLGGRRAILCAVDRSREALDALRRLAESARALWPAAEVQTVQRDLTEPPSAPDLFDLILCSFALNEIAEGCPSFDAAEWICSQMDRLKPEGLLVLIEPALRSCAERLERLRDRAAAEGWANIVGPCPHHGPCPMLAEGRFWCHEVRSWQPPRIAETINRLLYRDLPHLKFSFLAVRRSRGRGAISDAHRGRLVAPLTPQRGKFVTRVCCADGQLRELEILTRSLDAAGRATLRRMERGTRVAFVPDRVLGDGTLRASSLIALEPNGPTH
- a CDS encoding RluA family pseudouridine synthase translates to MTICPRVLLDDEAILAVDKPAGLLVAPDRYDKNAPHLMAWVHREFGPTVFNVHRLDRDTSGAVLCAKTKAALDDLSLQFERGEVDKEYVALVRGRPPAHQGTIDRPIVVDLEHPGRMKAARRGKQAITVYEVVERFRGYSWLRLRPKTGRTHQLRVHLQYIGCPIVADPWYGDGRPLLLSEIKRGYKPPREGERPLLSRLALHAHRLTFRHPLRGDQIVVESPIPKEMDAALKQLRKWAA
- a CDS encoding NADP-dependent isocitrate dehydrogenase, giving the protein MNTYPVAIARGDGIGPEIMEATLAVLDAARAPLAYREIELGEAVYLRGHSAGIAPETWSVLRETGVLLKAPITTPQGGGYKSLNVTLRKALGLFANVRPVRSYHPFVDTKHPNMDVVIIRENEEDVYAGIEHRQTEDVYQCLKLITRPGSERLIRYAFEYARHRGRRKVTCMTKDNIMKMTDGLFHKLFEEIGAEYPDIERNHMIVDIGMARIADAPELFSVVVTPNLYGDIVSDIVAEISGSVGLAPSANIGEHFAMFEAIHGSAPDIAGKGIANPSGLLLSAVKMLAHLGLNDHAETIHNAWLKTIEDGQHTADLYTPSRSRAKLGTLEFAQAVIARLGQKPERLPASKYVGGRIAIPPIKPPAPTVKKLVGVDVFVCGRHDANALGDRLRKCAAAPLDLQMVTNRGVKVWPDGLPETFCVDHWRCRFIAPSSAATTHRDILALLGRIADAGIEFVKTEHLYEFDGKPGFSLGQGQ